The following coding sequences are from one Streptomyces sp. NBC_01232 window:
- a CDS encoding 2OG-Fe dioxygenase family protein: MTTAPVSIETAITEDRLRTAVAAGLELFLKGFTVFRAAQKTHDIPPAELASFQALWNDLAPDENLNGGTYRTRRYGRVRAQILADGPVFTALPHSTFQQSAEHIPIHMGKARHFEPISQENLSHPALLTLLTDGLGLIASSDSRKEWEIGLHMVRTVADENPGLPTPEGRHRDGHDYVGMHLLGRRDCVGGTSIVYREGQPDTTLTLLEPLDGMMVVDAAVMHEVTPIAATSGLGTRDMLLVDYNAIGDEMRESRP; encoded by the coding sequence ATGACCACCGCACCAGTGAGCATCGAGACAGCGATCACCGAGGACCGCCTCCGGACTGCCGTCGCCGCCGGGCTCGAACTCTTCCTGAAGGGATTCACCGTCTTCCGCGCGGCGCAGAAGACCCACGACATCCCGCCGGCCGAGCTGGCCTCGTTCCAGGCGCTCTGGAACGACCTGGCCCCCGACGAGAACCTGAACGGCGGGACGTACCGCACCCGCCGCTACGGCCGGGTCCGCGCCCAGATCCTCGCCGACGGACCGGTGTTCACCGCTCTGCCGCACAGCACCTTCCAGCAGTCCGCCGAGCACATCCCGATCCACATGGGCAAGGCCCGTCACTTCGAGCCCATAAGCCAGGAGAACCTCTCCCACCCGGCACTGCTGACCCTGCTCACCGACGGGCTGGGGCTGATCGCGTCGAGCGACAGCCGCAAGGAATGGGAGATCGGACTGCACATGGTGCGGACGGTCGCCGACGAGAACCCCGGTCTGCCGACCCCCGAGGGCCGTCACCGCGACGGTCACGACTACGTGGGCATGCACCTGCTGGGCCGCCGCGACTGCGTCGGCGGCACGTCCATCGTCTACCGCGAGGGCCAGCCGGACACCACGCTGACCCTGCTGGAGCCGCTGGACGGAATGATGGTCGTCGACGCCGCGGTCATGCACGAGGTGACCCCGATCGCCGCGACCTCCGGCCTGGGCACGCGCGACATGCTGCTCGTGGACTACAACGCGATCGGCGACGAGATGCGGGAGTCCCGGCCGTGA
- a CDS encoding [LysW]-lysine hydrolase, which produces MTLPSSAPAQDGTDPVPLLLELVQTPSVSGGEAAAAQALVDWFRRSGFTAYVDGAGNAVGEIGGRAEDPVIMLLGHIDTVPGILPVEVRGEILHGRGTVDAKGPLAAFAWAAARAAAAGVRARILVVGAVDEERESVGALHLVDRYAPDALVIGEPSGVDGVVLGYKGILRLRYEVERPAAHTSSPEEKATEVATEFWDLLRDRLTGHRPDASFFEQALPALVGMAGDIERASLDISVRLPPDFDTDELLGWLDEQARGGRITVVERTAAVRSPRTDPVVRALTTAIRGRGLRPVPKVKLGSSDMNVVVPQWRCPVAAYGPGDAHLDHTDHEHIDLRDYRLAIDVLTDALGLLAASLGGVTVSAGEKTGALQ; this is translated from the coding sequence GTGACGCTGCCGAGCTCCGCCCCGGCGCAGGACGGTACGGACCCCGTACCGCTGCTGCTGGAACTCGTACAGACCCCCTCCGTGTCGGGCGGTGAGGCGGCGGCCGCGCAGGCCCTGGTCGACTGGTTCCGCCGGTCCGGCTTCACCGCGTACGTCGACGGGGCCGGCAATGCCGTCGGGGAGATCGGCGGCCGCGCCGAGGACCCGGTGATCATGCTGCTGGGCCACATCGACACGGTCCCCGGCATCCTGCCCGTCGAGGTCCGCGGCGAGATCCTGCACGGCCGCGGCACCGTCGACGCGAAGGGCCCGCTGGCCGCCTTCGCCTGGGCCGCGGCCCGGGCGGCCGCCGCCGGGGTCCGCGCCCGGATCCTGGTGGTCGGGGCCGTGGACGAGGAGCGGGAGTCGGTCGGCGCGCTGCACCTGGTCGACCGGTACGCGCCGGACGCCCTGGTGATCGGTGAGCCGAGCGGGGTCGACGGGGTGGTGCTCGGCTACAAGGGCATCCTGCGGCTGCGGTACGAGGTGGAGCGGCCCGCCGCGCACACCAGCAGCCCGGAGGAGAAGGCCACCGAGGTCGCCACCGAGTTCTGGGACCTGCTCCGGGACCGGCTGACCGGCCACCGGCCGGACGCCTCGTTCTTCGAGCAGGCCCTGCCCGCCCTGGTGGGCATGGCCGGTGACATCGAGCGGGCCTCGCTCGACATCTCCGTGCGGCTGCCCCCGGACTTCGACACCGACGAGCTGCTGGGCTGGCTCGACGAGCAGGCGCGGGGCGGCCGGATCACGGTCGTCGAGCGCACCGCGGCGGTCCGCTCCCCGCGCACCGACCCGGTGGTGCGGGCGCTGACCACCGCGATCCGGGGCCGCGGGCTGCGGCCCGTGCCCAAGGTGAAGCTCGGTTCGTCCGACATGAACGTGGTCGTGCCGCAGTGGCGCTGCCCGGTCGCCGCGTACGGACCCGGCGACGCCCACCTCGACCACACCGACCACGAACACATCGATCTGCGTGACTACCGGCTCGCCATCGACGTCCTGACCGATGCCCTCGGGCTCCTCGCCGCATCACTCGGCGGGGTCACCGTGAGCGCCGGCGAGAAAACAGGGGCCCTCCAATGA
- the lysX gene encoding lysine biosynthesis protein LysX: MNESLTTRTPFRPGDPDAPLAVLYSRIRVEERKLLEELDRRNVPYDLIDSRTAVFRPDGPGLPYRGALSREISHTRNVYATRLLEHAGLTVVNSHDIISTCGDKLLTTLRLLQAGIPTPRVLVGLTPDAALDALEEFGYPVVAKPLTGSWGRLGARLKERETAEAVLEHKAALTGPQHQITYIQDYIDKPGRDIRAYVFGREVVGAIYKYSDHWRTNTARGGRPVVCPVTPDLEKLLVATAEAMGEGVLAVDLLEGPDGEVFVNEINHTPEFHGAIDVLGTGMVGRYVDYVLNRLAAR, translated from the coding sequence ATGAACGAATCCCTCACGACCCGCACGCCCTTCCGTCCGGGCGACCCGGACGCGCCGCTCGCAGTGCTCTACTCCCGCATCCGCGTCGAGGAGCGCAAGCTCCTCGAGGAGCTCGACCGCCGCAACGTCCCGTACGACCTGATCGACTCCCGTACCGCGGTGTTCCGCCCGGACGGGCCGGGACTGCCCTACCGGGGCGCGCTGAGCCGGGAGATCTCCCACACCCGCAACGTGTACGCGACCCGGCTGCTGGAGCACGCGGGGCTGACCGTGGTCAACAGCCACGACATCATCTCCACCTGCGGCGACAAGCTGCTGACGACGCTGCGGCTGCTGCAGGCGGGCATCCCGACCCCGCGCGTGCTGGTCGGCCTGACCCCCGACGCGGCGCTGGACGCCCTCGAGGAGTTCGGCTACCCGGTCGTCGCCAAGCCGCTCACCGGTTCCTGGGGCCGGCTCGGCGCCCGCCTCAAGGAGCGCGAGACGGCGGAGGCGGTGCTGGAGCACAAGGCCGCCCTGACCGGTCCCCAGCACCAGATCACGTACATCCAGGACTACATCGACAAGCCGGGCCGGGACATCCGGGCGTACGTGTTCGGCCGCGAGGTGGTCGGCGCGATCTACAAGTACTCGGACCACTGGCGCACCAACACCGCGCGCGGCGGCAGGCCCGTGGTCTGCCCGGTCACCCCGGACCTGGAGAAGCTGCTGGTCGCGACGGCCGAGGCGATGGGCGAGGGAGTGCTCGCCGTGGACCTCCTGGAGGGCCCGGACGGCGAGGTGTTCGTCAACGAGATCAACCACACGCCCGAGTTCCACGGCGCGATCGACGTGCTCGGCACGGGCATGGTCGGCCGCTACGTGGACTACGTCCTGAACCGGCTGGCCGCCCGATGA